The following are encoded in a window of Acidobacteriota bacterium genomic DNA:
- a CDS encoding zinc metalloprotease: MRRTLHLLLALALLAAAVPSLAADGITKFPDAESNTLIVNGHTFDGWEAYFKSDYFRSSGMRCLTPEVRNTVGPWPEGGTDCTGSSTNPDPSYDPGMTYQVPVVVHIIENDGGTQGVVPDERVYSQIDVLNEDFQALAGSNGAPGTFTGLRFVMADEDPLTGLQTNGITRSNNTSWYNDSGAYWNTLSWDPSNFMNIYTNSASGALGYVPGLPQDGIAGTAGDRVVILDTTFGKNAPFSPFDLGRTGTHELGHYFGLEHTFSGGCGTATMPGCYTSGDLICDTNAESNPYFGCGAPRSTCSSLDPRENYMDYSDDICMNQFTQEQMRRIRCTIQGYRASLYEPIEPDQLFLDDFESGDTNSWDTAGGSGSGTLLSVTGAAAIEGSNGLEASFDGSSTVSDYLVDEGVGGLDRYRARFYLDTATLTMDTNKRFKIFTLLAGAPNYRLATLVLRYNNGDYFLRAKAHDDPSSAAWNQIAWATLDNANPNIIEIDWKRSSGPGNDDGYLRLWVNRRPIGEAININNDERAADFVRIGVAGGLDVNTNGDLYFDNFESRESLYIGN, translated from the coding sequence ATGCGACGAACCCTTCACCTCTTGCTCGCCTTGGCTTTGCTCGCCGCCGCGGTGCCCAGTCTGGCCGCCGACGGCATCACCAAATTCCCCGATGCCGAATCCAACACCCTGATCGTCAACGGTCACACCTTCGACGGCTGGGAGGCCTACTTCAAGTCCGACTACTTCCGTTCCAGCGGCATGCGCTGCTTGACGCCGGAGGTCCGCAACACAGTCGGACCTTGGCCCGAGGGTGGTACGGACTGCACCGGTAGCTCCACCAACCCCGATCCTTCCTACGATCCCGGCATGACCTACCAGGTGCCGGTGGTGGTGCACATCATCGAGAACGATGGCGGTACCCAGGGCGTGGTGCCCGACGAGCGGGTGTATAGCCAGATCGACGTGCTCAACGAGGACTTCCAGGCCCTGGCGGGGAGCAACGGCGCCCCCGGTACCTTCACCGGTCTGCGTTTCGTGATGGCCGACGAGGATCCCCTCACCGGTCTCCAGACCAATGGCATCACCCGCAGCAACAACACCAGCTGGTACAACGACAGCGGTGCCTACTGGAACACCCTGAGCTGGGACCCCAGCAACTTCATGAACATCTACACCAACAGCGCCAGCGGCGCGCTGGGCTACGTTCCGGGCCTGCCCCAGGACGGCATCGCCGGCACCGCCGGGGACCGGGTGGTCATCCTCGATACCACCTTCGGTAAGAACGCTCCTTTCTCGCCCTTCGACCTGGGCCGCACCGGCACCCACGAGCTGGGCCACTACTTCGGTCTGGAGCACACCTTCAGCGGTGGCTGTGGCACCGCCACTATGCCCGGCTGCTACACCTCCGGTGATCTGATCTGCGACACCAATGCCGAGAGCAACCCGTACTTCGGCTGCGGCGCGCCCCGCTCTACCTGCAGCTCGCTGGATCCGCGGGAAAATTACATGGATTACAGCGACGACATCTGCATGAACCAGTTCACCCAGGAGCAGATGCGCCGCATCCGCTGCACCATCCAGGGCTATCGTGCCTCTCTCTACGAGCCCATCGAGCCGGACCAGCTCTTCCTCGATGACTTCGAGAGCGGCGACACCAACTCCTGGGATACCGCCGGCGGCAGCGGCTCCGGCACTCTGCTGAGCGTTACCGGCGCCGCCGCTATCGAAGGCTCCAATGGTCTCGAGGCCAGCTTCGACGGCAGCAGCACCGTCTCCGACTACCTGGTGGACGAAGGTGTGGGCGGTCTCGACCGCTACCGCGCGCGCTTCTACTTGGATACCGCGACGCTGACCATGGACACCAACAAGCGCTTCAAGATCTTCACCCTCCTCGCGGGGGCGCCGAACTACCGCCTGGCCACCCTGGTGCTGCGCTACAACAACGGCGACTACTTCCTGCGCGCCAAGGCTCATGACGATCCGTCCAGCGCCGCCTGGAACCAGATCGCCTGGGCGACTCTGGACAACGCCAACCCCAACATCATCGAGATCGACTGGAAGCGCTCCAGCGGTCCCGGGAACGACGACGGCTACCTGCGGCTGTGGGTCAACCGCCGTCCCATCGGCGAGGCCATCAACATCAACAACGACGAGCGCGCCGCCGACTTCGTGCGCATCGGTGTGGCCGGTGGGTTGGACGTCAACACCAACGGTGACCTCTACTTCGACAACTTCGAGTCCCGCGAGTCCCTCTACATCGGCAACTGA